From the genome of Cellvibrio japonicus Ueda107, one region includes:
- a CDS encoding GntR family transcriptional regulator: MKLIKTEKVRKKTDEPRTNVAERIYQTIKDDIFSFRLLPGERFSENEIAERVAASRTPVREALARLQREGFVEVSFRSGWQVKPFDFMKFEQLYDVRIVLELAAVKKLCEMEPAPNLEDLKRIWLVRPEDRLEDGPSVCALDERFHEQLVEATGNAEMARIHHEITERLRIVRRIDFTQANRIEATYEEHAKILRTIIERRAEDVKSYLKTHIEASKAEVRKITLHMLYEAQQQHPSSH, translated from the coding sequence ATGAAACTGATCAAAACCGAAAAAGTCCGGAAAAAAACCGACGAGCCAAGAACGAATGTGGCCGAACGAATTTACCAAACGATTAAGGACGATATCTTCTCGTTTCGCCTCCTGCCTGGTGAGCGCTTTAGTGAAAACGAAATTGCCGAGCGTGTAGCCGCCAGCCGCACCCCCGTGCGCGAAGCACTGGCCCGCTTACAACGTGAAGGGTTTGTAGAGGTTTCCTTTCGCAGCGGGTGGCAAGTCAAACCGTTTGATTTTATGAAATTTGAACAGCTCTACGATGTGCGCATTGTGCTGGAGCTGGCAGCCGTAAAGAAACTTTGCGAAATGGAACCGGCACCCAACCTGGAAGATTTAAAACGCATCTGGCTGGTGAGACCGGAGGACCGACTGGAAGACGGTCCCAGTGTCTGTGCACTGGATGAGCGCTTCCACGAGCAACTGGTTGAAGCAACCGGCAATGCCGAAATGGCGCGCATACACCACGAAATTACCGAGCGTTTGCGCATTGTGCGCCGCATCGATTTTACCCAGGCCAATCGTATTGAAGCCACCTATGAAGAGCACGCCAAAATCCTGAGAACGATTATCGAGCGGCGCGCTGAAGATGTAAAAAGCTATTTAAAAACGCACATAGAGGCCAGCAAGGCCGAAGTGCGCAAGATCACTCTCCATATGCTCTACGAAGCGCAACAACAGCACCCGTCGAGCCATTAG